One genomic segment of Mastomys coucha isolate ucsf_1 unplaced genomic scaffold, UCSF_Mcou_1 pScaffold22, whole genome shotgun sequence includes these proteins:
- the Marveld3 gene encoding MARVEL domain-containing protein 3 isoform X1: MKNTSGTREPRTRPRERDPDRRPHPDRDRHVERPRDRGGDRHRERNGDVRGNGDRRAGREQRTDRDPRQDRHRDAGHRAAEPRALERSRQSRARPEPWRPSWDAAPTPGPAPWGAPELSQKHGLGCRGMESELASERYMSTYSGPAQQEEEYYQSEAEGLLECHKCRYLCTGRGVVQIMEVILNGMVLMCIVASYFVLAGFSASFASGSGFGNNYYSPFEGTELEQVRQLDQQYTILRSPLIYGGVAVSLGLGVLTMGVLLQGAKSLRKLPGRWLLTEAAFSLLAAVGYCVGLGFYLHVALRINSTDTCKTRERVYARKGLTWMNCQLAGTDGAAATFACLLVILYAASVVLALRAYREQKHYKDSQEQHRNYRDVPEYLWSGTL, from the exons ATGAAAAATACTTCGGGGACCCGTGAGCCCCGGACCCGTCCGAGAGAAAGAGACCCGGACCGGCGCCCGCACCCGGACCGAGACCGCCACGTCGAGCGGCCGCGAGACCGAGGCGGGGACAGGCACAGGGAGAGGAATGGTGACGTGAGAGGAAACGGGGACCGTCGGGCGGGCCGGGAACAGAGAACGGACCGAGACCCGCGCCAGGACAGACACAGGGACGCGGGCCATCGCGCAGCCGAACCAAGAGCCTTGGAGAGGTCCCGCCAAAGCCGTGCACGGCCCGAGCCCTGGAGACCCAGTTGGGACGCAGCCCCGACTCCGGGACCTGCACCCTGGGGCGCCCCAGAGCTGTCACAGAAGCATGGCCTCGGGTGCCGCGGAATGGAGAG TGAACTGGCTTCGGAAAGATACATGTCCACATACTCCGGGCCTGCTCAACAGGAAGAGGAATATTACCAGTCGGAAGCAGAGGGGCTCCTGGAATGCCACAAATGCAGATACTTGTGCACTGGGAGAG GTGTGGTGCAGATAATGGAGGTAATTTTGAACGGCATGGTTCTCATGTGCATCGTGGCTTCCTATTTTGTCCTGGCCGGATTCAGCGCCAGCTTTGCCAGCGGCAGTGGCTTTGGGAATAACTACTACTCACCTTTTGAGGGCACGGAGCTGGAGCAGGTTCGGCAGCTGGACCAGCAGTACACGATCCTGCGGTCGCCCCTGATCTACGGCGGCGTGGCTGTCTCTCTGGGGCTGGGCGTCCTCACTATGGGCGTTTTACTGCAGGGAGCCAAGAGTCTAAGGAAGCTGCCTGGGAGATGGCTGCTGACGGAGGCCGCCTTCAGCCTCCTGGCAGCGGTGGGCTACTGCGTCGGCCTTGGCTTTTACCTGCACGTGGCGTTGCGCATCAATTCTACCGACACTTGCAAAACCAGAGAAAGAGTCTATGCCCGCAAGGGTCTCACCTGGATGAACTGCCAGCTGGCGGGCACCGATGGGGCAGCAGCCACCTTTGCTTGTCTTCTAGTGATTTTATACGCAGCCAGCGTAGTGCTGGCCCTGCGGGCCTATCGAGAACAGAAGCACTACAAAGACAGCCAGGAACAACACAGAAATTACCGTGATGTTCCAGAATACCTGTGGTCTGGGACGCTCTAA
- the Marveld3 gene encoding MARVEL domain-containing protein 3 isoform X2 — protein sequence MKNTSGTREPRTRPRERDPDRRPHPDRDRHVERPRDRGGDRHRERNGDVRGNGDRRAGREQRTDRDPRQDRHRDAGHRAAEPRALERSRQSRARPEPWRPSWDAAPTPGPAPWGAPELSQKHGLGCRGMESELASERYMSTYSGPAQQEEEYYQSEAEGLLECHKCRYLCTGRACCQMLEALLNLLILACSSVSYNSTGGYTGITSLGGIYYYQYGGAYSGFDGADGEKAQQLDLQFYQLKLPTVTTAMAYSGALMTFSCLTLLGGALRVPWHCPLWLVIEGLMDVLIAGAYVPALYFFFQHLSAAYSSDVCKEREALYQSKGYSGFNCSIHGGDIGAGVFAAMAIGVFAVGAVLAFKGYRKVKKLKEKPTEMLEF from the exons ATGAAAAATACTTCGGGGACCCGTGAGCCCCGGACCCGTCCGAGAGAAAGAGACCCGGACCGGCGCCCGCACCCGGACCGAGACCGCCACGTCGAGCGGCCGCGAGACCGAGGCGGGGACAGGCACAGGGAGAGGAATGGTGACGTGAGAGGAAACGGGGACCGTCGGGCGGGCCGGGAACAGAGAACGGACCGAGACCCGCGCCAGGACAGACACAGGGACGCGGGCCATCGCGCAGCCGAACCAAGAGCCTTGGAGAGGTCCCGCCAAAGCCGTGCACGGCCCGAGCCCTGGAGACCCAGTTGGGACGCAGCCCCGACTCCGGGACCTGCACCCTGGGGCGCCCCAGAGCTGTCACAGAAGCATGGCCTCGGGTGCCGCGGAATGGAGAG TGAACTGGCTTCGGAAAGATACATGTCCACATACTCCGGGCCTGCTCAACAGGAAGAGGAATATTACCAGTCGGAAGCAGAGGGGCTCCTGGAATGCCACAAATGCAGATACTTGTGCACTGGGAGAG CCTGCTGCCAGATGTTGGAGGCTCTGCTGAACTTGCTGATCTTGGCCTGCAGTTCTGTCTCTTACAATTCCACGGGGGGCTACACAGGCATCACCAGCCTAGGGGGGATTTACTACTACCAGTACGGAGGGGCTTATAGTGGCTTCGATGGCGCTGACGGGGAGAAAGCCCAGCAGCTGGATCTCCAGTTCTACCAGCTCAAGCTGCCCACGGTCACTACAGCAATGGCCTACAGCGGAGCCCTCATGACCTTCTCCTGTCTCACCCTCCTCGGGGGTGCCCTGCGAGTCCCGTGGCACTGTCCACTGTGGCTGGTGATCGAGGGCTTAATGGATGTGCTCATTGCTGGGGCCTATGTCCCGGCCTTGTACTTCTTCTTCCAACACCTCTCGGCTGCCTACAGTTCAGATGTGTGCAAGGAGAGGGAGGCCCTGTACCAGAGCAAAGGTTACAGTGGCTTCAACTGCAGTATCCATGGGGGAGACATCGGAGCAGGAGTCTTTGCAGCCATGGCCATCGGGGTCTTTGCCGTGGGCGCCGTCCTGGCTTTTAAGGGTTACCGAAAAgtcaagaagctgaaggagaaacCCACAGAAATGCTTGAGTTTTAG